In Desulfobacteraceae bacterium, the genomic stretch CGCACAAGGCCCATGAGGTCGTTGCGCACCATGCGCACGTAATCCTCGGGGGCGTTTGAGCCGATGTAGGTGTTGATCGCGGAAAGGCCCTGGGCGACGGCGCCGCTGCGCTCCATGGCGGCCTTGTCGCAGAGCAGGACGCTCTGGCCCTCATCCATCCATTTTTTGACTTCGAAAGCGGCGCCGCAGGCAGCCATACCGCCGCCCACGATCAGGATGTCAACTTCGCGTTCTTCGACCGCCGGGTCTTTCACGGCCTTGAGTTCACCCATCGGTTTATTCGGAATTGCCATATTGCTTCCTCCTTAAAGAAATTGGGATTCTTGGTGGGTCATTTGGACTGCATCGTTTCCGCAAACCTGGTGCGACTCGGATTAGAGGCCCTGAGGTCTGGGCACTTTGTAGCCGTCGGCCTCTTCGGTGGACAGCAGGTCGCTTTCAAGATCCTTGCCTTTGAGTTCCTTGTAGGCGTTGGCTGCGCCTTCGGGGGTGGTCCGGATGGGGAACTTGAAACGCTTGATGAGGCCGTTTCTGAATTTACAGGTCCACATGACGTCCTCGGTTCCCAGCATGGGCATGACGCTGCTTCCCAGCGGCACGAAGTCGGAGTAGCCGCGAACCTCGATCGCCTGGGTGGGGCAGATCTTGACGCATGAAAAACATTCCCAGCACTGATCCGGCTCCTGGTTGTAGGCCTTCATGGCGTTGGGGTCGAGGACCATCAGGTCGTTCGGACAAATGTACATACATGCAGTCTTGTCGCCGCCTTTGCAGCCGTCACACTTTTCCTGAATAACGTAAGTTGGCATTGAATATACCTCCTGATTTTCGTGATAAAGGTTCCGTTTTACTCACCTGCGCGCAAACTACGAAACGTAATGGCTTTGCACACCTCCCTTCGTCGTGGTGGCCGAAAGCGTTGCCGGCCGACTGCAGATTAATTCCAAAAGGTGACTCCCCTACCTGGTAAATTTTTTTCTGTTTACCACCAAATTACGGGGCTGACAAATGGAATTTTCAGCCTCCGGCACCCCTCGCCCGGGATAAAAATCCAAATTAATAGCTTACCCAAAAATTTTTCAGGCCGGGCAAACTTTAAGAGCCCCCCCCCGACAGCCCCCACCGGCCTAAAAAGGACCGCCCCGCTGGGCCTTGCCGACCAGCCGCAGTAGCTTTTCTTCGCGACCTTTGGCGACGGCCTTCTTGGCCGCAGGAGAAGCCGCGGCATCCTGGGAGTTCGGGGCCCCCAGACTTGCCGGACGGTAGCCCAGCCGAGTGAGGATGTTGCCGATGGTGTTTTCGCTGGGCAGCTGGTCGTCGCGATAGCCGAAGCGCTTGACCAGCAAGCGCCGCACCGCCCGGGCGGTGATCTTGCCGTGGGGGAAATCCGGTTTGAAATCGGGAAGCAGCTGGCCGTCCTCGTCGAAAAGGGACTGGATATCGGCGATCAGCTGGGGGATCTTCTCTTCGGTTTTCTTCTTTCCCCGAGCCGAATAATTGTCCAGACACTCAATCCCGGTGGCCAGCTCCCGGATTCCCTTGTGGACCGTCTCCCGCCCCCAGCCGAACTCACGCTCGGCCTTGCGGGCGCTGCCGCCGAAAAGTTCATTGGTGATTTCCGCAATGAACTCCCGACGCTGGGAACCAGTAAGCTTCTTGGCCGTTTTTTTGATGATGGCTTTGACTTCTTCCGATATTTCGCTCAATTCAGGAGATCCTGTCGAGATGTTTCAGGAGGTGCTGGCCGCCCCCTACCGGTCGGTCCTGAATCGCTTATTTCGTGCAGGGAAATACAAACAGGCATGGGTAAATTATTTTCTGCGGACCTATTAGCACCCGCCGACCCCAATGTCAA encodes the following:
- the aprB gene encoding adenylyl-sulfate reductase subunit beta codes for the protein MPTYVIQEKCDGCKGGDKTACMYICPNDLMVLDPNAMKAYNQEPDQCWECFSCVKICPTQAIEVRGYSDFVPLGSSVMPMLGTEDVMWTCKFRNGLIKRFKFPIRTTPEGAANAYKELKGKDLESDLLSTEEADGYKVPRPQGL